One genomic segment of Chitinophaga sancti includes these proteins:
- a CDS encoding RNA polymerase sigma factor, whose amino-acid sequence MEDQELLPYLFRTEYRKIIAVLCQLFGIAHIETAEDIVSDTFLSATELWSEQGLPPNPVAWLYTVAKRKTLNHIKRDALFAKKISPEIRNASQDITEMDIDLSDQSIHDSQLAMIFTVCNPGIPEESQVALALNLLCGFGAQEIADAFLTNKDVIYKRLQRAKDKLKADHIAITAPSAEAVRDRLDTVLTTLYLLFSEGYYSTSQDTILRKDLCLEAMRLTYLLASHAPTAVPPVHALLSLMCFHASRFEARADQQGEMILYEDQDTNLWDQELIARGTYYLNQGATGHVLTKYHLEAGIAYWHTHKEDSREKWEQILHLYDQLVLMEPSPIAALNRIFALAKVMGNAAAIEAATLLPLQDNHFYYALLGHLYTPLDRTQAMVHFRKALSLAVTAADKEAIRKQML is encoded by the coding sequence ATGGAAGATCAGGAGTTGCTCCCATATTTATTCAGGACAGAGTACAGGAAGATCATTGCTGTACTCTGTCAGCTTTTTGGTATTGCACACATTGAAACGGCTGAAGACATTGTGAGTGATACTTTCCTCTCTGCCACAGAATTGTGGAGTGAGCAGGGGCTTCCTCCAAACCCTGTGGCATGGCTGTATACCGTGGCCAAACGCAAGACGCTGAACCATATAAAAAGAGATGCGTTATTTGCAAAGAAGATAAGTCCGGAGATCAGGAACGCAAGTCAGGATATAACAGAAATGGATATTGATCTGTCAGATCAAAGTATTCATGATAGTCAGCTGGCAATGATTTTCACAGTTTGTAATCCGGGTATTCCCGAGGAATCGCAGGTAGCGCTGGCATTGAACCTGTTGTGTGGCTTTGGCGCACAGGAGATAGCGGATGCGTTTCTCACCAATAAAGATGTCATTTACAAAAGGCTGCAAAGGGCCAAAGACAAGCTGAAAGCAGATCATATTGCTATCACCGCTCCTTCTGCCGAAGCTGTGCGTGACCGTTTGGATACGGTGTTGACTACATTATACCTGTTATTCAGCGAAGGGTATTACTCTACCTCGCAGGATACGATCTTACGGAAAGACCTTTGCCTGGAGGCGATGCGGCTCACTTATTTACTGGCTTCGCATGCGCCCACCGCTGTGCCCCCGGTACATGCATTGTTGTCACTGATGTGTTTTCATGCGTCGCGGTTCGAAGCAAGAGCAGATCAGCAGGGAGAGATGATCTTATATGAGGACCAGGATACGAACTTGTGGGACCAGGAGCTGATTGCAAGAGGAACGTATTATTTGAACCAGGGTGCAACGGGCCATGTACTGACCAAATATCATTTAGAAGCAGGCATTGCTTACTGGCATACCCACAAGGAAGATAGCAGGGAGAAATGGGAGCAGATATTACATTTATACGATCAGCTGGTATTGATGGAGCCTTCTCCCATTGCTGCGCTGAACAGGATCTTCGCATTGGCGAAGGTTATGGGCAATGCAGCAGCGATAGAAGCTGCTACATTGTTACCATTGCAGGATAATCATTTTTATTATGCTTTGTTAGGGCATTTGTATACACCCCTGGATCGTACACAGGCCATGGTGCATTTCCGGAAAGCCTTGTCACTGGCTGTCACTGCGGCTGACAAGGAGGCTATCAGAAAGCAGATGCTGTAG
- a CDS encoding YciI family protein: protein MNEFLLIFRKDNSKEAQPSPSALQASIKPWQEWLGKLDAAGALVSHGNRLRPEGAVIKAGKIVTDGPYPDIKESIGGFVIIKAIDLAAATEIGKDCPVLDAPWNGSVEVRMLSKEV from the coding sequence ATGAATGAGTTCTTATTGATCTTCAGAAAAGACAATTCCAAAGAGGCACAACCTTCTCCATCCGCATTACAGGCGAGTATCAAGCCCTGGCAGGAATGGCTGGGTAAACTGGATGCCGCCGGGGCCCTGGTGAGTCATGGCAACCGCCTCAGGCCCGAAGGGGCTGTGATCAAAGCGGGTAAGATCGTTACGGACGGACCTTATCCGGATATCAAGGAATCCATTGGTGGATTTGTGATCATCAAGGCGATAGATCTGGCGGCTGCTACTGAGATCGGGAAGGACTGCCCGGTTTTAGATGCCCCCTGGAACGGATCTGTGGAAGTACGTATGCTCTCCAAAGAAGTGTAA
- a CDS encoding FUSC family protein: MEITQRQRNLLLYILECLAGTAIGFYLYRVYPTIGAWALISIILVLAPDRKDAMTLAKTRIKANLVGATIGLTIFFIHPVNLLMMCIGVTLSIIACELLKLQPATRSAAIAVLIITMHEPGKYFWDVALERGGGVLAGCVIGMLITWIFHTVIIRSKKVIRKIGK; encoded by the coding sequence ATGGAGATTACGCAGCGTCAACGGAATTTATTACTCTACATCCTGGAATGTTTAGCAGGCACGGCGATTGGATTTTACCTGTACCGCGTTTATCCTACCATCGGTGCCTGGGCCCTGATCTCTATTATTCTGGTATTGGCGCCAGACAGGAAAGATGCGATGACACTGGCTAAAACCCGTATCAAGGCGAACCTGGTAGGGGCTACCATTGGATTGACGATCTTCTTTATCCACCCGGTAAATCTGTTGATGATGTGTATAGGAGTCACCCTTTCCATCATCGCTTGTGAATTACTGAAATTACAGCCTGCTACCCGATCGGCGGCAATTGCCGTATTGATCATCACCATGCATGAACCGGGTAAATACTTCTGGGATGTGGCATTGGAGCGGGGAGGCGGGGTATTGGCAGGTTGTGTGATCGGGATGCTCATTACCTGGATCTTTCATACAGTCATTATCCGTTCTAAAAAAGTGATACGAAAAATAGGAA
- a CDS encoding alpha/beta hydrolase: MRFVTLLLLCCTLGAKAQTIVSHAFGDAHNPAVIFMHGGPGSNAINFETTTAAKLAAQGFYVITYDRRGEGRSVDAKAAYTFQQSYDDLNNLYKQYNVKRATLIGFSFGGIVATGYAAKYPAQVRALVLVSALVDLQETYKTIIASCKKIYTSNNNTAGLKDLTALEKLDRSSIEFRRGCFKQASKNGFFATPNRTPAAQAIYKQLDADTLYQHYANLNNDTPANEFWKHEKYSTINNLPVLAKIVKQGVPVFAMYGMDDGLYSPGQIDALKAVIGVNHVLYFRDAAHYLYNDQQVHFLGGMLVFLSY; encoded by the coding sequence ATGAGATTTGTAACTTTACTATTGTTATGCTGTACATTGGGTGCAAAGGCCCAAACCATTGTATCCCATGCATTTGGAGATGCCCACAACCCCGCTGTTATTTTTATGCATGGAGGCCCGGGCAGTAATGCTATTAATTTTGAAACTACTACCGCCGCAAAACTCGCAGCACAGGGTTTTTATGTGATCACTTACGACCGGAGGGGAGAAGGTCGTTCTGTGGATGCGAAGGCAGCGTATACTTTTCAGCAATCTTATGATGACCTGAATAACCTGTATAAACAATACAATGTGAAAAGAGCGACCCTGATCGGGTTTAGTTTTGGAGGGATTGTAGCTACAGGTTATGCGGCAAAATATCCGGCACAGGTGCGGGCATTGGTGCTGGTGAGTGCGCTGGTCGATTTGCAGGAGACATATAAAACAATTATTGCCTCCTGTAAAAAGATATATACTTCCAATAATAATACAGCAGGTTTAAAAGACCTGACCGCGTTAGAAAAACTGGATCGTAGTTCCATTGAATTCAGGAGAGGGTGTTTTAAACAGGCTTCTAAAAACGGTTTCTTTGCCACACCGAACAGAACCCCGGCTGCACAGGCGATTTATAAACAACTGGATGCGGACACCTTGTACCAGCATTATGCAAACCTGAACAATGATACCCCCGCCAATGAGTTTTGGAAACATGAAAAATATTCTACCATCAATAACCTGCCTGTCCTCGCGAAAATAGTGAAGCAGGGAGTGCCTGTGTTTGCTATGTATGGCATGGATGATGGATTGTATTCACCCGGGCAGATAGATGCACTAAAGGCCGTGATAGGTGTTAATCATGTCCTTTATTTTCGGGATGCGGCGCATTATTTATACAATGACCAGCAGGTGCATTTCCTGGGTGGCATGCTGGTGTTTTTATCATATTAG
- a CDS encoding carboxymuconolactone decarboxylase family protein, giving the protein MKKRLNYFQVANNALQALSGFAPYLAKSPLDKSLLELIYFRVSQINSCAFCLDMHTKELRAMGEEEHRLYLMDAWREAPFYSDRERAALAFAEALTKVSTGNVSDEVYNAAAAQFSEGELVDLAIAIVAINSYNRLNIAFGSPMPVGSYKVGQFAAKN; this is encoded by the coding sequence ATGAAAAAAAGACTGAACTATTTTCAGGTAGCCAACAATGCCCTGCAAGCTTTAAGCGGTTTTGCCCCTTATCTGGCAAAATCTCCTCTAGACAAATCTTTATTAGAATTGATTTATTTTCGGGTATCGCAAATTAACAGTTGCGCCTTCTGTCTGGATATGCATACAAAAGAACTGCGTGCTATGGGTGAAGAAGAACATCGTCTGTATTTAATGGATGCATGGAGAGAAGCCCCTTTTTATTCAGACAGAGAGCGGGCGGCCCTGGCTTTTGCAGAAGCCCTCACCAAAGTGAGCACAGGCAATGTATCTGATGAAGTATATAATGCCGCTGCTGCACAGTTTTCAGAAGGAGAACTGGTAGACCTGGCCATTGCTATTGTGGCGATCAATAGTTACAACCGTTTGAACATCGCATTTGGTTCACCCATGCCGGTAGGCTCTTATAAAGTCGGGCAGTTCGCCGCAAAAAATTAA
- a CDS encoding metallophosphoesterase, with protein MKRTIVVGDIHGCYHELLTLLEKTGLRDEDLLISVGDLVDRGNTSKEVWQYFMDRPNTITLMGNHERKHLQGIHNYAQEIVKVQMGEQYPHFLAWAMKLPYYFETDDAIIVHAAMEHGLPLHAQRQDVLSGTTAGERYLKKKYAGHSNHHTGVTPSVYWTDHYTGTKPVIYGHSVTGNLPRIVNNTYGIDTGACHGGYLTAIELPRFIIHQVKVETDHWKEQQAQWQIPVLESKDWDNMEISAIQKELDKLAYKESPAVKEYLDHKQSYLTDLDASLAKLKEQLDLFAIAHSDRLHEYPFKTFLYKSRSGNLSVADLRKSLHTPAKIKQLQHLLSDSLLVSRSDSQ; from the coding sequence ATGAAAAGAACAATAGTTGTGGGGGATATCCACGGCTGCTACCATGAGCTGTTGACCCTACTGGAAAAAACCGGCCTCCGGGACGAAGATCTGCTGATCTCAGTGGGCGACCTCGTAGACCGTGGCAACACATCCAAAGAAGTATGGCAGTACTTTATGGATCGCCCTAATACCATTACACTCATGGGTAACCATGAACGAAAACACCTGCAAGGCATTCACAATTACGCACAGGAAATTGTGAAAGTACAGATGGGTGAGCAATATCCTCATTTCCTGGCCTGGGCCATGAAATTGCCTTATTATTTTGAAACAGACGATGCGATCATCGTACATGCAGCTATGGAACATGGCCTGCCCCTGCATGCGCAAAGACAGGATGTACTGAGTGGCACGACTGCCGGTGAGAGATACCTGAAGAAAAAATATGCTGGTCACTCCAATCATCATACCGGCGTTACACCCTCCGTATACTGGACAGATCATTACACCGGTACGAAACCTGTCATCTATGGTCACTCCGTCACCGGCAATCTCCCCCGCATCGTCAACAATACCTACGGCATCGATACCGGCGCCTGTCATGGTGGTTACCTCACCGCCATCGAGCTGCCCCGTTTTATCATCCACCAGGTAAAAGTTGAAACAGATCACTGGAAAGAACAACAGGCGCAATGGCAAATACCTGTGCTGGAAAGTAAAGACTGGGATAACATGGAAATAAGCGCTATTCAAAAAGAACTGGATAAACTGGCGTACAAAGAATCGCCAGCAGTAAAGGAATATCTGGATCACAAACAATCTTATTTAACAGACCTCGATGCTTCGCTGGCGAAACTCAAAGAACAACTTGACCTTTTCGCTATTGCACACAGCGACCGTCTGCATGAATACCCTTTTAAAACCTTCCTGTACAAAAGCAGGTCGGGTAATTTGAGCGTAGCAGACCTGAGAAAGTCGCTGCATACACCGGCTAAAATAAAACAGCTACAGCATCTGCTTTCTGATAGCCTCCTTGTCAGCCGCAGTGACAGCCAGTGA